Below is a genomic region from Fodinibius saliphilus.
CGGGTAATCAAATCAATAGAGAATATGAAGTTACAGAATATTGAAATTCACAAATATAAATCAATTGAGAATACACAAAATTTTGAACTAGATCCTGATGTTACAATTTTGGTTGGAATGAACGAATCAGGCAAAACAGCCATCCTAGAAACAATTGCCAAAACAAATTATTTTGAGCCTGATGAAAAGTTTGAATTCAGCAAAACACATGATTATCCACGAAGAGAGAAAAAGAAAATAGACAAAAGTGGTATAGATCCAGCCGCAATAACTTGTACTTATAAATGTGAAGATGACTTAATTAATGAAATCGAGGAAGATTTAGGTAAACAAGTTATTGATGACTTTACTTTCAAAATTACAACAAAGTATAGTGGGAACAATACTTGGAGAATTGGCCATATAAACCATGGGAACTTTATTAAATATCAAACTGAGAAACTCGGCATTTATAGCAAAGCATTAGCCGACAAGTTAAAAGAGATTCAAAGTGTAGAGGAAATCGATTCTGTTATATCTCAATATAAGGATGAGAATATTGTTGATGGTCTCAATGAGTTAAAAAAATATTTTAAAAATGAATGGAATTGGGACTCAGGCCCTATTTGGGAATATATTTCTAGGACATATATTAAACCCAATCTCCCAAAGTTTCTATATTATGATGAGTACTATTCGCTCCCATCCCGAATAAGTATCGAAGAATTACAACAAAATAATATTGAGGAAGAAGAGCTTAAAACTGCAAAAGCATTATTTGAGCTTGCCGATATTAATATCGATGATTTAATTAATTCTGATGACTTTGAAGACTACAAAGCAGAGTTAGAAGCCACACAAGCTATAATTTCTGACGAGCTTTTTAATTATTGGTCTACAAACCGAAACTTAGATATTGAATTTGATTTAGATAAAGTTGAGGATACAGATGATCAAAATAATAAAAGAATTGTTGAGCACATTTTAGACGTCAGAGTTAAAAACTATCGGTCTAGAGTTTCTTTACCTTTAAAAAACAGAAGCAAGGGATTTAATTGGTTCTTTTCATTTTTAGTATGGTTTAAAAAAATACAAGAAGATTCTGATTCCGAATACATTTTACTTTTAGATGAGCCTGGCTTAAATCTACATGCTGCAGCTCAGAAAGACTTATTAGATTTTATAGAAGATTTAACTTCAAATTATCAAATTGTTTATACGACCCACTCTCCTTTTATGATTCCTGATGGTGGGTTGGATAGGGTTAGAACTGTTTTAGAAACTCAAGAAGGATCAGTCATATCTGATAGTGTAAAAGAAAAAGATCCTGACACCCTTTTTCCCTTACAAGCAGCTTTAGGATATGATATTGCTCAAAACCTCTTCATTTCCAAAAATAACCTTCTTGTCGAAGGGGTTTCTGATCTAATTTACCTACAAACAATATCTTCAATCTTAGAAGAATCAGGCAGGGAACATTTACTGAAAGAAGTTACCGTAGTGCCAACTGGCGGACTTCAAAAAGTTGCTACTTTTATTTCTTTATTACGAGGTAATAACCTTAATACCGTATGCTTCCTTGATACTTTTAAAAATTCAAGCGGCAAAGCTAAAATGAATACTTTAATCAAAAACAAATTAATTGATTCAAAGAAAATATTATTTGCTGATAAATTTTTAGATGACCATAAGCAAGCAGATATCGAAGATTTATTTGATAAACAAGATTATCTCAAAATATTTAACGGGGCATTTTCTGAAAAAGATGACATCAGTCTCGATGATTTAAACAGTGATATTAAACCTATTATCATACAGATAAATCAATTTTTGAACGTAGATAGATTTAACCATTATCGACCAGCAAATTACTTAGCTAAACAGGGTGCAGATAATTCATATTTTAACGATGGCACTTTAGATAAATTTGAGGAAGTATTTAAAGAGCTAAATAGTCATTTCGATAAATAGCCAGCCCACTAACCGTGCATTAAGTGGGACGTGCCTCGCCGTTGGTTACCGGTTTCAATTTTATCCGTTTCAATAGTACTTTTTAAACAAATTCAACGCTACTTTGCACGCCCCTTATGCGCAATGTCGTTAGGCAAACCCGAATAGCAATCTAAAGCACCTTTCCAAAATTGAAAGAACCAAAAAGGCTCACCCCCAAAAAAGACACGCTAAGAGAATTATATCTTAAATCAGGAAATCAATGTGCCTATCCAAACTGTACAAATGTAATAATAGATGAAGATGGGGATTTTCTAGGAGAAGTATGTCACATTAAAGCTGCTATGCCCGGTGGTGAAAGATTTGATCCTAATCAGACAAATGATGAAAGAAGGAGTTTTGACAACCTAATGCTTATGTGTCCAATACATCACACCAAAACTAATAATGTAGAAGAATTTCCAGTGCATAGGCTTAAAAAAATAAAAGCAAAGCACGAAGCTAATCATTTAGAAGAAGACTTAGACGAAAATTTTGATAGTGAAGAACTTTTATCACTCGCTGATATAGTTGACCAAATTGATAAAGACTCTAATTACGAAAAAAAGCTTGAGAAATATCTATGGTCCTCTGAAGCTATAAATGACTTTTTAGCCGAAGTAGAAAAATTGAAAGGCTTATTTAAAGAAACAATTGAAAAGATTAATAAATCGTCTCAGAACATTAGTTTAAGGCATGAATCGATAATTAATGATGGATTCAGAGTAATTTATAAAGGCAATGAATTAGCTTTTATATATAAAGCAGCTGATCTTAGAGTTACTCCAAAGTCTTCTATCACTTTCAAAATTTTCAGAAATAGACATGATGATTATTACTCTGAAGAACATCCACGCCCTGTATTGATAGAAACTAATGAATTTAAATTCTCAAAAGACAGAAATGACAATTTCATCTGGAAATCAAAGAACGATAAATCAAGGAACTCAAAAAAACTTACTGATTACATCCTAAAACATTTCATCCAATTTTTTCAGTAAGTCTAAGTTTGCCTAACCAGCGCATTAAGCGGACATGCCTCGCCCCCGAGTCCTTGGGGCCCTCCTTGGTTTTAAGTCTCTTCTTCCGTTAGTTACTAATTCAACATTCATTCGCGTGTAGCTTATGCGAAATGTCGTTAGCGGTACAAATCATTAATTAATCAAACTTATCAATGGAGTTAGCAAACTTAGAGAAAATAAGTCTTAAAAATCATCCAAATCTAAATGAGACGTGGCTCCAAGAAAAAATTGCCGATGATCCTCAAATTTTAGGATTGGGAGATTTAGTACTCTTAGATCGAGAGCGGCAACAAAAAAGTGGCAGACTTGATTTACTTCTTACGAACGTTGATACAAATTCACGTTATGAAGTAGAAATACAACTCGGTACAACAGATGAATCTCATATTATTCGCTGTATTGAATATTGGGATATTGAGAAGAGAAGATATCCCCACTACGAT
It encodes:
- a CDS encoding AAA family ATPase, which produces MKLQNIEIHKYKSIENTQNFELDPDVTILVGMNESGKTAILETIAKTNYFEPDEKFEFSKTHDYPRREKKKIDKSGIDPAAITCTYKCEDDLINEIEEDLGKQVIDDFTFKITTKYSGNNTWRIGHINHGNFIKYQTEKLGIYSKALADKLKEIQSVEEIDSVISQYKDENIVDGLNELKKYFKNEWNWDSGPIWEYISRTYIKPNLPKFLYYDEYYSLPSRISIEELQQNNIEEEELKTAKALFELADINIDDLINSDDFEDYKAELEATQAIISDELFNYWSTNRNLDIEFDLDKVEDTDDQNNKRIVEHILDVRVKNYRSRVSLPLKNRSKGFNWFFSFLVWFKKIQEDSDSEYILLLDEPGLNLHAAAQKDLLDFIEDLTSNYQIVYTTHSPFMIPDGGLDRVRTVLETQEGSVISDSVKEKDPDTLFPLQAALGYDIAQNLFISKNNLLVEGVSDLIYLQTISSILEESGREHLLKEVTVVPTGGLQKVATFISLLRGNNLNTVCFLDTFKNSSGKAKMNTLIKNKLIDSKKILFADKFLDDHKQADIEDLFDKQDYLKIFNGAFSEKDDISLDDLNSDIKPIIIQINQFLNVDRFNHYRPANYLAKQGADNSYFNDGTLDKFEEVFKELNSHFDK